The Zea mays cultivar B73 chromosome 7, Zm-B73-REFERENCE-NAM-5.0, whole genome shotgun sequence DNA segment CATGTGACTGTATGACTTCAAGGTTCTTATAATTCAGTGATAAGTTCATGGGGTACATCAAAGTTTACTCAACTAGAAATAGGGGAAGACCAATTGCAAAAATGGTCGAAACATACTCCACAAATATAAATCATGTTTTGGGTTATCTAAGTCAAATGTTTTAAACTTTGACAACTAGTTATTATTATATTATATCCAAAAAATATAGAGAAGGCATACTTTTATTTCCCAAAGCAAATATGCTCATAGCACTTCTAAACATTCAAACCCAACCTGAAAAAAAATGTCAAACTTTGAAATGTTTAGCATAAGACGACAATTATATAGGGTTGTCCCTCTTCTACATCTGTTCTTTGCAAACTTTTATAATATATTCTATCCTCTCTAATAACGTACTTTATATCTCATCCTCTATAGATTGAAAACACATTATAGATATGTAGTTTGCTCCAATTTTTTATATGTACAAATTATCGTGCTCTCAAATatcttatatattttttattttactaaTCCGTTGTGATAGACGTGATAGAGAAGAGAGTCTATCTATAGAGGATAAAGAAATATCATGTATATTTTGAGGATACCATTGGAGACTATAAAGAAGAAAATCTTCTTTATACTGAAGATAGAGAAGCATATAATCTCTTGGAGACAGACTAAGGTCTCTTATTTGTGACAGGGCAGAGTAGCCTATCTTTTTAGCAAGGTCGCACATTTGCCCTCCTAAAAGTAGAATTCATAAGCTCAAACAAAAGGTGGATATAGAATTTGTATCAAAAGCCTCACAAGTAGGCTTCTCCATCATGTCCAATCAATATTGAAAAAAAGATAGATCCAAAAGAGATAAACTGAGACAAGCCTTTCCCTCGCAACCATCATGCCCAAACAATAATAATACTAATAATTTGAGATGTAATTTCTCTCTCGACGCAAACCTAGAACCAAAGTTGAAGACATACACCACAAACAAAATTTCATCTCAGTTCACATTTTAGGCTGATTTCCAAGAAGCTGTCCGATTAGATTAGTCACCTGAAGAAGTAATATTGGAGATAACAGTGAGAAATTAACCGAATTGAGGGGAACGTTGAAGGCTGATTGAATTGTCATTGTGGGTAATTCTAGTTTCTGCATTGGTAGAGACTAAAGCGAAGTGAGACAGAGAGCCTTAGACATCCAATATGAGCTATTTTATGCTCCGATTAATATGAAGGCACAGTAAACACTAAATCCATGCAAACAAGTGAGGCTGTAACATATGATGCCATAGCTGGAACAATAAAAAAATTATATAACTAAATCTATTTGCTTCTCAGACATGAATCCCAAAGAAAAAAGAGGGCAGTACCTTTTGAGGATGAAGAAAAAAACAATCAAAAAATATTTTGCTGTAGAAATTAAGCATTAATGAAGTTGTCTTTTTCCCATAGTACTAGTCTATAAAGAGCTAAAATATGTGTCCCAGTAACAAGCACAAAAGTGCAATAGTACAGATATCACCAAATTCAGCATTTCACATTTTAAGCTTCATTGTGGACACAATGGGtgtgtttggttcggcttttttctcAATAGCTTTTCTAaaaagctggctgtggggaaaagctggctgttgagaaaagctggtggttagaatttaggtgtttggttcgTTAGCTGTGCAGAAAAGTTGTTCGTTAGAATCTACGTGTTTGGATAATCAGATTCTCATATTGCAGATTCTGTTCGAACAAACGATAAACTTGAACCCAGAACCAACAAAAGGTCATTACACAATAATTAGtggagttgattacatcataagtaCCGTTACATTGACATAGTTAACTACGACACTAATGCATTAGCAATTGCATCTCGAAAAgcactcatgtctaactcatcagatgtgcTACTACTACTCTCACCTGAAGGTACATCATGACTGAGGCTATTAGGTCCTAGTTCATCAAAGTCTCTATCGTGTAGAGCACTTTCTCTAATAAAGTTATGCAATGTCATACAAGCAATAATTATCTTGGATTGTTTGGTAAGCGAAAAAGAAGGGAGACCTAATAGCACTCTCCACTTCATTTTAAGCACCCCAAACGATCGCTCTATAACATTGCGTAGCGAAGAGTGTGCATAGTTGAATACTTCTTTGCTCCCAATAGGTTGCCTCGCATTTTGCCATTCCGAAATGTGGTACTTCTGACCCTTATAAGGTGCAAGGTACCCCTTTCTATTTGGATAGCCTGAATCgacaagatagtatttacctgcaCAAACATGAAATACAAAAGTTAAATACTTAAGACATAAATTAATACCGTATGATAAAAAAGTACAACAAATTTATATACCTTCCGGTGGATGGGGGAACCTGTCCGCATAAGTTATCGAAGTATCTTGTAATACTCTAGTGTCATGTACGGATCCTGGCCATCCTGTGACAACAAATGTAaacctcatatcgaagtcacaAACGACCATTACATTCTGCGATGCGTAACCGTGCCGGCCAATATATTTGGCTTGCTCCGAGGCCGGGACTGACGCTGGAAAGTGACTACCATCAATTGCTCCTATGCAATCCTTGAAGTGTGGCCAAAATCTCACCTCTCGCAAACGAGGATGAATCTCGATGAAATTTGGGTCTTTGGGCTTGATTATGTCAGATGACATCTTATACAGTGCATTAAGGACTACTTCACTATACTTGCGACTAATTGTTTCCAAGGAGTGACCAAACTTATTCCTTATCTGACTAAATGATTGTGGACCCCCACATGCCCACAAGAAAATGCCTAGAGCTTCCATAGTACTGACACCCCGGCTTGGAAGCAGACCATAATTTTCCACCAACGTATCATGCAATCGTCTAAAAACAGTTCGTCGCATGTGAAACATGTCGAAGCAGTCGTTACTATTCTCCAACGTTCTCTCAACCCATTGAATACCAGTTTCAACCATTGCTCTTCTAGGAACCTGACTTAAAGGTCTGCCCCAAATGTCTACAACATATAGAGCAACAAGCAATGCTGCATCTCTGTCATCCATTTCATGATCATATGTGTGTGCACCAGGGTCACACATCTGCATGCACGTAAACAACAGCCACATATTCATATGCAACCACAGTTTATAAGGCACATATTAATGTAGAAGCATAGTTTACAAGCCACATATTCATGTATCATAGGTGACAGAAAATTCACAGATTCACATTGTTCACAAGCTTACAACTCTGATTATTGAAATACATGTTCAACTCGAATATTTGGAAAAttgtttgaaagggaaaatgatgcGTACGAAAAGTTTATGTTCTAAGACGACAATCCTCATCAAAGTGAAACGACTTGACTCATAAAACAGACACAACTAACATAATACTCAACATAAGCCTCTGTTGTCGGACGACCAGCATCTAATTGGACTTTTTAAGATCTATCTCGTAAGCTTTGCGAAGCCAAGCGTTCCTTCCTTCTTTTGTCTTCAGTGATGCAAATACATCTCTATACTTTTTTCTCAATCAACAGATGAGTGGCAAACAAATGTAGGTCGCTGCCTTCTAGTGATCCATCATCGATAACTTGTTGCAACTGTGCAATAACCTCAACACGAACTGGGTCCGTGTCAGCAGAGGTAATGGACTTGTTAGTGGTCATTGAACGCGACTCAAAAGCCTCCACTAGGCGTTTCATGTACTCTTCCCTCGAatcttttttcttctttggtttAGGAGAATCATGCTGCATCTTACGCTTCCCAGTCGCATTTGTGCATGGGTCAGGTGTGCTGTTTTCACCCCCACCTAAAGTGGCTTCCAAATTATCATGAGATGATGAATTAGCATCCTCGACGCCAGGAACAAGGGTTCTTTCATTTGTGCAGACAATGGGTCCAAACATAACCTTTAGCTCGTCCTCATTCTCTAGGGGGGCTGTTTTGAACATAATACAACCTGGCATTTCCTGCAGCAACATGGTAGTTCCTAGTTTGAGATGGCCAATACTATTGTTAGTCTACAAAAAAAAAGATCTACTTACTTCATTTTGCTTAGCCCACCACTCATCTGGCGCACTGACTGAACTAgtatgagggtctcgaccaagaccTGTAGCCCTTTCATTAAGAGTTTTCCACTGTGTGAACATTCTCTTTAAGGAGTCCCACCTATTTTTCATTTGATCCCTGGTGTAAGTGCGACCAGTGTGTTCCTTAAACTTCCTTATGAGGTTAGCATACCCTTCTGCATTAAGAAAGTGTTGTGGCCTGTTCCGGGCATTGACCTCTTCTACACAAATTTCTGTGTAAATTTTTGTTGCTCTACTATCCCACTTTGCAATCACTTTGCTAGACTTGTCCATCTAGTGCAAAACAAGTGTagagttttgaaaatacgtagtgGTCTCGAATTAAGAAGAAAACAAAAACAACACTCAACTGACCATAATAACATAAGGTAGTACCATAAGTAGTAAAATTCGGATTTCCTTAATTACACAAAGACAACGTTAATTAAAGAGGTACTGGACACAAAAGGACAGGGAAGACATTTACACCAGCCCATTAAGCAAAAGCCTGATCATATCCCTGTTTCACTAAGACCTTACTACAAGCTGAACCAAGTTCTAACTTAAACCTCATTGTCACTAAAGGAAGGCATCTGATCGGAGTCATATTCAATTCCCCAAAACCTTTCGAAGTGCTCGGCAAAGTCCCAGTCTGGACTAAGGTTGTCTTCACCAGGGGGTGGTGAGGACAACTCTGAGGGTTCGTAGTTGCTCTCAGGCTGGTGGGTTACGTTGTTCACCTTGtccaaatactcttggaaaactaGAGAATCTTGCTCCATCATGCAAGCAATGTCCTCCAATGCTACACGAAGTTTGGTAGCGTCAAAGGAGGTCAACCCACGTCCTGGACGGATTGTTTCCCGAGCTACGAAATAAATCTTGTCCGCAATCtcttgcatccttccaattgccttgtcggctatggagtctgctgaatccatctgatgtggatttaGGTGGTTAGTGAACTAGACAAGGGGACAATCTACTAACTTCCATTTATTCACATGAATTGCGTGCTAAGATGGACAAACTTTGGTTGAAGGTACTAACATACAGGTAGTAACTAACACAGTATGAACTCAACCTTGAACATACAAAAGGTTGTGACAAACAAAGTAATAAAGACCCCGAGTAAACCATACAAACAAAAACAACCATAAACAAAAATTGGCTCAGCACCTGTTGACAGTAAAGTGCGCAACAAATTGAGTATAACATTACCTTGGTTGCACTGGATCTTGGAACCGAAGACGAAGACCGCCGAGTTGATACGGATATCTGAAGGCGACAATGCACAAAAAATTAGTTTAGTACGTCGGTCCATAACAGTAATGATGTACTGAATAAACTGGAGAACAGTCGGCAGTGGTTCAAGCCTAAACAAATAGCAAACGGGGCAAGACGAACCCTAGCAACACGAGAGGAGGGGGCGGCGAGGGTCGGGATCGAGGCGAGGTAACCGTACCTGGCAAGATGACGACGCGACGTGGGGGAGCAGTGGAACCTTCACGTCGAAGCAGCGGCGCCGGTGTGGGTGCGATAACCCTAGCGACAGTAAAGGGTCAACGAACGTCCGAGGCGGTGGCGGTGAATGAGAGGGTCCGGATGGAGAGAGCCCGTACCTGCGAAGACGAAGACAGGGGGAGAGGTTCCTTCGCGACAGGGCTGCGGCGCCGACGTGGGTGCGTGAACCCTAGAAAAGACGGGAATGAGACGCGGCATAGGGGAACAGACGGTTGGGATGGAGGAGTTCGCGGATGGAGGTCGGCcgtacctgcgaagacgacggcggcggcgcgtgctTGGGCGAGTACCCTAGCGAAGTGGACAGACTTCTATCCGAAGCCAAGTGAAGGCCGCTTCCAGCCCGTGCGCGGGGGGCTTCTTACCGAAGCGCGTCGGGCAGAAGCCGCGCCAAAATCTGAGCGTTTGCTTCCAGCTTCTGCTTCTGGCGGCCAGAAACCGAccagaagctgaaccaaacaggggcAATATCTTTTCACTAATAAAAGCTATAAAACTACCGAAAACAAGATGAATGTTCAATATGGAATGGACCAAGAACATAGAAACAAACTTGCCTACCAATACTTAGAAACACATCGATCAATGCAGCTGTTCTCACCCATATTGAGCTCAGCATCTTTGTGCCTAGATATAGTGAATACAATCCAAATCAATCACATATAATCCATAACTTCGTGTATTCACTAACATCATGGCAATGAATCCAAGAAAGCAAACTTTAATGTTGGGAAGTGATATAGCTGTCTTAAATAGTTAAATTGTATCATATCTCTAatcatttaaagcatcagtttCGTGCATCGTGCGCCACGTGTAAAGGCCGTACGTCTGTTCCTCTCCACCTCTTCTCGCCTACCAATGGTTTTCTGCTcctttaaagcaccagtttcgtgCGTCGCGTCACGTGCGAAGCGCGCATTCTGTTCCTCTCCCCCCGCTTATCGCCTACCAATGGACCGCCGTGAGAAACCACCTAAACCCAACACGACAAAAAGTCACACGCAGTGCAACGCTCTCACATAGTACCACCTCGCTAGCTAAAGGAGGACATGCGATCGTGGAAGCTATAAAAAAAGAGGGTCGGGCtccttttcaattgatatctttctTAGCCTTTTGGTTAAGATAAAGTGTAATATttgtttttatgaatttaatatCTGATATATAGACTGTATGTtcactttgatattaattttATTTTTTATGAGTAACAAATATGATTGTGTGTTGTCGCAACACACAAGCATTGTACTAGTGATTATCTTCATATCACACATTTTTGCCACACTAGTGCACATCCAATTTTCATTACTTGTAGCAATAAAATGAAAGAGTTCACACAAGCAAGTTTTTAATGATGGTAGCAAACGATACTGATATAGCAACTAGACAATAACAGAGCATAGGGCTCCTTCACTCTTTGCTAGGGCGCAAAACATAAAACTACTGATCAGCATCATGAACCAATAAACTTCAGCCAAACCAACGCAACAGCACAACATTAGGGGTGTAAAAACAGGCTAATACATCAAGAAGCTGACCACTTAATAACTTCTGCCACTTGCTTATCAGCAAATCTTCGTGCCACAGGTGGGTTTACAGAAGCACAAATAACATTGATCTGATATACTTCACATATACGAATACTAATATCAAAACAGAAAAGATGCAGATGTAACAGCAATTTAGAGAAATATAGAAGATAATAAAAAATCATGCTAAATCCAGGTGTACCTCTTCTCGATGCACTTGTCAAAACATGTATGTGTAAGTTTGTAGTGAAACAAAGACCGAATATCAGATAAACTGGCAGACATAAATTTTGGTTTGGTTTGGTTTAAGAACAAAAGACAATGTCATGTAGAAGACAAATTCCAGTGGTATAAATAGAAAACTGAACTTCACTACTGCATCAAACCTCAAAGctcctgtaacacccggattttaggggtccaaaacccgggcgctaacaaaaacaccaggtatgctgggaccaagtctcacacatatgatgtaaagtggcacaggatcgaatgtcacatctttatatataacaggagttctatacaaaataaataattacattataaggagacaacggtccagcaacccaaagttgactgggagacgacgacctagaccactcacgaactcatcgcagcatcttccatgagcatcatcctgcagtacctggtcttgacctgtggtgtatgtgagacagcaagagtgagctcacatacgttcatcactcaacaagttgtggggaataatgtgcatgaactcgccaaaggtgggagctcacgtgaagtgtaaggcttaccaaagaggatggttagagctgagcattgcttttaaagttggtcaaaattttattagcaattactaagtataagtaaataccaacccaattaaatagtagaacaaaagtaacaaactcacctgcgatgcaatgcatatgacaaattgagtttaagttccataatttaatcatgtgagtgtccgagccgctcatgaccgtgagcacggctagtataccagttttacactctgcagaggttgcgcatctttacccacaagtcatgttacccatctgccaagggatcgcgacttcccatacacctctaccgaggaggcgaggcagggtaacactacgaggcctttacaaagttccactagcttcagaaaacccgctacagtttataggaagctccaatgcaggaatcccttgcaggaccgccatcacagcaaaatcctcccgagggcctccccaggaatcccttgcaggaccgccatcacagcaaaatcctcccgagggccttcccaggaatcccttgcaggaccgccatcacagcaaaatcctcccgagggcctccctacactgaccactcccctactgcccttgcccctttcgggtaaggtagtcttccactagctttcctaattaatcggccaagggcgtcccattaaacccttgtggtagcactgttttcccgggtggttctccatgttccaattaacataatgatcttatcatgaacagtgataataaacagataataaaagtgtgatcatgaataatgtatcttcatacccaaaaccacataaagcactagcaagtactacccaaaaagttcagtggtaaacaaggtataaagatagacaaactagggtaacctattgggtcccatcaaattaacctatgcagatcattatgattaattagaacatgagtgggtaaaaagaagtgatcaagggcacaacttgcctgagacttgagattccaggtaccaggatgatcttcaggtgactcgtgacctcacgctagtcgtagcaatacaaacaaatatggtataggcaaaattaacatcacaccaaacataagaataaactgagtaataataatctatgcgttgctacgagattgtAGGACCAAgattcactaaatttggagttatagttatttagttatgaatttctgaagttattaagcacctagaacagattaattcaaatgaacaattttgcttcaagtttcatggccaaacagtgttactagttgatatacaatattaaaataaaattattgcaactggaatgactcaatttggagttaaaatgaattacatatgaattatacaagttttaagatttatttttatactaaaaatcaatttctaatattaattatcTAGTTTCTCTGTTATTTGGACTGCGCGCAGGATTTCAGAAAAGTGCAGGGTCTAATTCAAAAGACTCTCTAGGCTCAGGCTACAACTGAGGTGGATTGCGGGTTCAATAGTTTGAAGtggagggtctctttaagaaaatacacggccgaaggggtacggagTGCTAGCGGTCGTCCGATCAGGCGCGGATGGCCCAGATTAGATTGGCATTGAAATGAAGCGGTATGCGATCACGCCCCTCGGATTGCAGATCAACGCTTCGGATTTAAAGTGGCGAGGGACATTCCCGCACGCAGGATCAAGATCCCGCGGTCACGCTGGATCCGATCGGACGACCCAGAATGATCCCCCAAAGGGGGTAAGCGCGCTCCAATCGTGGCCACCCGATAAAGATCGGACGGCCAGGAGCCGTTCTCCTTCCTCGAGCACCCCCAAATCTCAACGACGCGCTCACCGCGGCGGAGCGCCATGTCCAGAGCTCCCCAGCAATACGCCCAGGCGTTAAATTCTCGATTCCCTAGCGCTACGCGTAGAGGAGGTCAAGGCGAATCCGTTGGTGGGCTTATTACCTTGGTATGATGCGGCGACGGTCTCCGCTCGCGCGATGGTGCGGCACCACGGCCAATCCCCGCGACGGCGACAAAATCGCGCGCACCCCGGACGAGTTCTTTGCCCGCCAATGGCTCCTACACCATCAACGAGCGCGGGCGAACCAGATGATGGCCTCCAATGGCAGATGCCGGCAAGGTTCTATGGTGGCGGCCGCGCTCTTCCCTTTTCCTACCTCTCTCTGCTCTCGTCGCTCCTCACAGTTATGACGACCGCCCAGCTAGGATGATGAGGGGGGGCTCGCGGGGCCGAGGAAGTTATAACTAGCATCAAGTCCGCGATGGGGATTTGGCCGGAATCGCGCGAAGCCCACGGCGGCGGAGTTGCCGCGATTCTGTTGGGATCCGAAGGGGGACGCTGAAGCTGACAGAGTGGGGTCCATGCGTCGGTGATACAAGCCAATTTCGCGCGCGCGCTTACTCCAGTTGGAGCCACCGCCATGTGGGACCCGCAGCCAGAGGCAGGGCGTGATGGGTTACGCAAGCTGGCTGGCAAGCGGGCCCGCGGCGCAGCGTCCGACCACACGCGCGCGATGCACCAGAAGCGGAGTAACGATGACTGACGAGGTGGCCCCGCCTGCCAGTGAAGTGAGCGCGAGGGGAAAAGGGAGCCAGTGTCTGGGCCGGCTGGATGGGCCACGCAGTAGAGAAGATGAACTGGGCCAGAAGTGAGGTTGGACGGCCCATGTAGGGTTttaatccttttctttttattttcttttccatTCCAATTATTCAACTCAATTCAAAATTTGGTTTTGCATTCTAGATTTCAAATATCGAACAAAAGTCTACATGAATTATACTTTTACTGTCTGAATTAATATTATTTATTATTGTTATCTTATAATGtatattctttttatttttcttctcttttctcttttATTTCCAAATTCTAAATTTTCCAACTTAAACTTGTCTCACAAATTCGAATACAAATGTAAACTTATAAGAAAACTTCATGGAATGCACATTTATGTATCTATTTTATTTGTTATTTACATAATTTAATGCCATTAGTTGAGTATGTAGAGAAAATCAAGGGATCCCTGAAACATCCACTTATAAATTTACTTATTTATTCATTTTTTTTTCcttcaaattttgggctttacaaatcctaccccccttaacagaaatctcgtcctcgagatttgtaagaaaacggATACAAAAGGATTGGTTTGTAGGTCGGTGCATAGTTCTTATTATTTGGTCTAAATATGCAAAGTCTTTTTTTGAAGTTTTAGCATCTGTAGAGGTGATTAACAAGGCATGGGCACATGTATATGTATAGCCACCTAATGTGTAGAATAAAAGATGTCTTTAAAGCATGGATAGGCTTGGGTAGGAAAGAGTAGGGTATTGTGGATCTTGCTTTCTTTGGAGATATGGCTTGACTCTTAGTATTCTTCAACGAGTTTGATCTCCTTCTCAAGTCTTGGTGTCTTCATCCGGGTTAGGGACAAGAGGTTAAGATAGATTTGTAGGCAACGACTTAGAAGGTAGAGTAGCTGGTTTAGTAGGTAGCTATGAGTTGATTGAGATTAGTCAGAATCTGGTTTGGTTGTTTGCTTCTAGATTTGTTGGAAGGTTATGTAACCTATAATATAGGTCAAATTGTTgtgtatggccgagttgatctaagtcaccaatttaggcgtAAGTGGATTAgggtatggccttatcttttgtaccagtatcgagtaacttactctagattagatcataatagattagatagaatctagattaggttggatatgactagattagactagttaagatctaaaTAAGTTTTTttttggattagctcatggttgttattctagagtggaataaatatgctaattaggacaggatgaatccataaggataaggtagaatcttttgagatcagTTAGTTCTATTTagaataagataaaatcttttcgagataagatggatctatgagtgtaggaaagAATCCTtcgagatgagatggatattgttaggctagatacttaaatgagggataatctagtttatctagttattttataagtaTTTttccctatatgtatatgcagatgtaattgtggacattactccacaacccatcacactcaatcaaagatccaaatcagacaaatatcataagaacaagcattcaagcatataaaaaataatagttttgtttttgttcctaagattaggtttcctattcctaaaagtcactttaggtacatgatttcaatgtgtgaaatccacatttttctttagaaagaaaaaggtaagaataatcagagtaaagcggaattagatgagaaaagattaagataagtttagaaaagaatcagagtagtagaggtaagtagataatggttgtccaattctatctaggtttcgtcctacagtcaacattcctctgataccacttctgtaacacccggattttaggggtccaaaacccgggcgctaacaaaaacaccaggtatgctaggaccaagtctcacacatatgatgtaaagtggcacaggatcgaatgtcacatctttatatataacaggagttctatacaaaataaataattacattataaggagacaacggtccagcaacccaaagttgactgggagacgacgacctagaccactcacgaactcatcgcagcatcttccatgagcatcatcctgcagtacctggtcttgacctgtggtgtatgtgagacagcaagagtgagctcacatacgttcatcgctcaacaagttgtggggaataatgtgcatgaactcgccaaaggtgggagctcacgtgaagtgtaaggcttaccaaagaggatggttagagctgagcattgcttttaaagttggtcaaaattttattagcaattactaagtataagtaaataccaacccaattaaatagtagaacaaaagtaacaaactcacctgcgatgcaatgcatatgacaaattgagtttaagttccataatttaatcatgtgagtgtccgagccgctcatgaccgtgagcacggctagtataccagttttacactctgcagaggttgcgcatctttacccacaagtcatgttacccatctgccaagggatcgcgacttcccatacacctctaccgaggaggcgaggcaggataacactacgaggcctttacaaagttccactagcttcagaaaacccgctacagtttataggaagctccaatgcaggaatcccttgcaggaccgccatcacagcaaaatcctcccgagggcctccccaggaatcccttgcaggaccgccatcacagcaaaatcctcccgagggccttcccaggaatcccttgcagga contains these protein-coding regions:
- the LOC103632156 gene encoding protein ALP1-like, which encodes MVETGIQWVERTLENSNDCFDMFHMRRTVFRRLHDTLVENYGLLPSRGVSTMEALGIFLWACGGPQSFSQIRNKFGHSLETISRKYSEVVLNALYKMSSDIIKPKDPNFIEIHPRLREVRFWPHFKDCIGAIDGSHFPASVPASEQAKYIGRHGYASQNVMVVCDFDMRFTFVVTGWPGSVHDTRVLQDTSITYADRFPHPPEGKYYLVDSGYPNRKGYLAPYKGQKYHISEWQNARQPIGSKEVFNYAHSSLRNVIERSFGVLKMKWRVLLGLPSFSLTKQSKIIIACMTLHNFIRESALHDRDFDELGPNSLSHDVPSGESSSSTSDELDMSAFRDAIANALVS